One stretch of Arachis duranensis cultivar V14167 chromosome 1, aradu.V14167.gnm2.J7QH, whole genome shotgun sequence DNA includes these proteins:
- the LOC107485129 gene encoding transcription factor bHLH18 isoform X1, protein MESSSPSWLHDLQEMEDDYNNFFPKEYRMNNSIDDYDEDLFFAHDMGNSIMFESPSNNNNYSSVDETSFDDERPSKFLKTSTNTDNNSYYSSLSPNFSSLSSSSITSFQPQILCFDNSNSSLNNNDNTTQLYDLDYTTLNTETKLKEVVNGSSKNQNLVTKSSSKGSKRSPSNAQDHIIAERKRREKISQSFIALAALVPGLKKIDKVTVLENAIKYVKDLKIRLTTLEQENNEKIKEIVEEPSVIVLNKRLPHDNESDDESVIVDNTSNHDSSSLLHHVEARVSGQHVLIRIQCQKHKGILVKLLSEIQGHNLLVLNSSALPFGDSVLDITIITRMGEGYNLTVKELVKSIRVETLKFILS, encoded by the exons ATGGAATCGTCATCACCTAGCTGGTTACATGATCTG CAGGAAATGGAAGATGATTACAACAATTTCTTTCCGAAAGAGTACAGGATGAACAACTCGATTGATGATTATGATGAAGATTTATTTTTCGCACATGACATGGGGAATTCAATAATGTTCGAGTCAccaagcaataataataattactctTCCGTTGATGAAACTagttttgatgatgagaggCCTTCTAAGTTTCTCAAAACAAGTACCAATACTGATAATAATTCTTATTATTCATCATTATCACCAAATTTTTCTTccctctcatcatcatcaataacATCATTTCAGCCACAAATTCTGTGCTTTGACAACTCAAACTCCTCTctcaataataatgataataccACCCAGCTTTATGATTTAGATTATACAACCTTGAACACAGAGACAAAACTAAAAGAGGTGGTAAATGGGTCatcaaaaaatcaaaacctGGTCACAAAATCCTCATCAAAGGGTTCTAAGAGATCACCATCTAACGCTCAGGATCATATCATAGCTGagaggaagagaagagagaagatcAGCCAGAGTTTCATTGCTCTTGCAGCTCTTGTTCCTGGCCTCAAGaag ATAGACAAAGTTACTGTGTTAGAGAATGCAATCAAGTACGTGAAGGATCTCAAAATTCGTCTTACAACActagaacaagaaaataatgaaaaaataaaggaaatagtAGAAGAGCCTTCTGTGATTGTTCTTAACAAAAGGTTACCACATGATAATGAGAGTGACGATGAGAGCGTTATTGTTGATAATACTTCTAATCATGATTCTTCTTCACTTCTCCATCATGTGGAAGCAAGAGTATCAGGGCAACATGTTTTGATTCGGATTCAGTGTCAAAAGCATAAGGGTATTTTAGTCAAATTACTTTCTGAGATTCAAGGACATAACCTGCTTGTTTTAAATAGTAGTGCGTTGCCTTTTGGAGATTCGGTTCTTGATATAACTATCATTACTCGG
- the LOC107485129 gene encoding transcription factor bHLH18 isoform X2 produces the protein MESSSPSWLHDLEMEDDYNNFFPKEYRMNNSIDDYDEDLFFAHDMGNSIMFESPSNNNNYSSVDETSFDDERPSKFLKTSTNTDNNSYYSSLSPNFSSLSSSSITSFQPQILCFDNSNSSLNNNDNTTQLYDLDYTTLNTETKLKEVVNGSSKNQNLVTKSSSKGSKRSPSNAQDHIIAERKRREKISQSFIALAALVPGLKKIDKVTVLENAIKYVKDLKIRLTTLEQENNEKIKEIVEEPSVIVLNKRLPHDNESDDESVIVDNTSNHDSSSLLHHVEARVSGQHVLIRIQCQKHKGILVKLLSEIQGHNLLVLNSSALPFGDSVLDITIITRMGEGYNLTVKELVKSIRVETLKFILS, from the exons ATGGAATCGTCATCACCTAGCTGGTTACATGATCTG GAAATGGAAGATGATTACAACAATTTCTTTCCGAAAGAGTACAGGATGAACAACTCGATTGATGATTATGATGAAGATTTATTTTTCGCACATGACATGGGGAATTCAATAATGTTCGAGTCAccaagcaataataataattactctTCCGTTGATGAAACTagttttgatgatgagaggCCTTCTAAGTTTCTCAAAACAAGTACCAATACTGATAATAATTCTTATTATTCATCATTATCACCAAATTTTTCTTccctctcatcatcatcaataacATCATTTCAGCCACAAATTCTGTGCTTTGACAACTCAAACTCCTCTctcaataataatgataataccACCCAGCTTTATGATTTAGATTATACAACCTTGAACACAGAGACAAAACTAAAAGAGGTGGTAAATGGGTCatcaaaaaatcaaaacctGGTCACAAAATCCTCATCAAAGGGTTCTAAGAGATCACCATCTAACGCTCAGGATCATATCATAGCTGagaggaagagaagagagaagatcAGCCAGAGTTTCATTGCTCTTGCAGCTCTTGTTCCTGGCCTCAAGaag ATAGACAAAGTTACTGTGTTAGAGAATGCAATCAAGTACGTGAAGGATCTCAAAATTCGTCTTACAACActagaacaagaaaataatgaaaaaataaaggaaatagtAGAAGAGCCTTCTGTGATTGTTCTTAACAAAAGGTTACCACATGATAATGAGAGTGACGATGAGAGCGTTATTGTTGATAATACTTCTAATCATGATTCTTCTTCACTTCTCCATCATGTGGAAGCAAGAGTATCAGGGCAACATGTTTTGATTCGGATTCAGTGTCAAAAGCATAAGGGTATTTTAGTCAAATTACTTTCTGAGATTCAAGGACATAACCTGCTTGTTTTAAATAGTAGTGCGTTGCCTTTTGGAGATTCGGTTCTTGATATAACTATCATTACTCGG